A genomic stretch from Rubripirellula reticaptiva includes:
- a CDS encoding S1C family serine protease, translating to MLEDPTPIDTDMPKQASSESPIQDPRPKPNIAPPKGSATQPIAENSTAAMPALTSTSSRDKSAIQTEAPATYAITLQRFDSVNSQRLIPPPPPRTVETLRVDSSTQGSRKKTTTKRRLRRPDPLTQSLILLATMSIILLAARFIVPQIVEETRYAWRRGEMRAEHETGTEGLRNVSLDTLSDAYQMVNSAVGPSVVHIDVQRREPINEASITALLSNRAAPASDQGSGVVVDAEGYLLTNRHVIADGEDIRVTLSDGRRVSAVVLGTDALTDLALLKVNCDGLIPIPWGNSDRCNVGSPVWAVGSPFGLDRTVTFGILSGKHRMVRASTQYQDFMQSDVAVNPGNSGGPLVDARGTLVGINTAIVGDTYQGVSFSIPSNVVKQVYERLRAHGKVERGFLGVILAEVPDDELVGDNARMRGAQVTQIPTLDSPAGRAGLLAGDIILSVDNAMARDKNHLMQLIGQAASGEQIELQIQRSGQPKDIKVVLGVRPESFAP from the coding sequence ATGCTCGAGGATCCAACGCCGATCGATACCGACATGCCGAAACAAGCGTCTAGCGAGAGCCCGATTCAGGATCCGCGGCCCAAGCCGAACATTGCCCCCCCCAAAGGATCGGCAACTCAGCCAATTGCCGAAAACTCAACCGCAGCAATGCCTGCGTTGACCTCAACGTCCAGTCGCGACAAGTCGGCCATCCAAACCGAAGCGCCGGCAACCTATGCAATCACGCTGCAACGTTTCGATAGCGTCAACAGCCAGCGACTGATCCCACCACCGCCGCCGCGAACCGTCGAAACATTGAGAGTCGATTCTTCGACTCAAGGATCTCGCAAGAAAACGACCACCAAGCGTCGGTTACGTCGCCCAGATCCGCTAACGCAAAGTCTGATCCTGCTTGCCACGATGTCCATCATTCTGCTGGCCGCTCGGTTCATCGTGCCTCAGATCGTCGAAGAGACTCGGTACGCGTGGCGTCGCGGCGAGATGCGAGCAGAACACGAAACAGGAACGGAGGGACTTCGCAACGTTTCGCTTGACACACTGAGCGACGCCTACCAAATGGTCAATTCGGCCGTTGGCCCGAGCGTTGTCCATATTGACGTGCAGCGCCGCGAACCGATCAACGAAGCCAGCATCACGGCGTTGTTATCCAACCGCGCCGCGCCGGCATCGGACCAAGGCAGTGGTGTCGTCGTCGATGCAGAAGGCTACTTACTGACCAATCGCCATGTGATCGCCGACGGCGAGGACATCCGCGTTACCCTCAGCGATGGGCGGCGAGTATCAGCGGTTGTCTTAGGCACCGACGCGCTAACCGACTTGGCACTTTTGAAAGTCAACTGCGACGGGCTGATCCCGATTCCGTGGGGAAACAGCGATCGCTGCAACGTGGGATCGCCGGTCTGGGCCGTAGGCAGTCCGTTCGGATTGGACCGAACGGTGACCTTTGGAATCCTTAGCGGCAAGCACCGCATGGTCCGCGCCAGTACTCAGTACCAAGACTTCATGCAAAGCGACGTGGCGGTCAATCCGGGCAACAGTGGCGGCCCGTTGGTTGATGCGCGAGGGACGCTTGTCGGAATCAACACGGCCATCGTCGGTGACACCTATCAGGGCGTCAGTTTTTCGATCCCCAGCAATGTCGTCAAACAGGTCTACGAACGTTTGCGAGCGCATGGCAAAGTCGAGCGAGGATTTCTTGGCGTCATCTTGGCCGAAGTACCCGATGACGAACTTGTCGGTGACAACGCTCGCATGCGTGGAGCACAGGTAACCCAGATCCCGACACTCGATTCACCAGCCGGTCGAGCCGGCTTATTGGCTGGTGACATCATTTTGTCCGTTGATAACGCGATGGCTCGGGACAAAAACCACCTGATGCAGTTGATCGGCCAGGCCGCATCGGGTGAGCAGATCGAATTGCAGATTCAACGCAGCGGCCAACCCAAGGACATCAAGGTGGTTCTGGGCGTCCGACCGGAATCGTTTGCTCCC